tggattaaaaaaataaaacacactgaatcCAACACAGTTCAAAATTAATACTCATATGCAGAAAACTCCATGCAAAATATACTTTTGTACCAGCTAATGattaaaatgaagcttttttaaTGAACCATCCTGGATGTGATGAAGCTCAGTGGAGAGCGGCGGCAGCAGAACGTTCTCCATCATTTTCAAAGCTCACTGAGtcgtcatcaacagaaaaacgaacctgagagaaaaaacaagcagagattaactggataaaacagttacagaaacaaaaacaacatctaaacatacatttattacTCATATAATataacagttttacaacattatagTTCAATGAAAGTTGATTTTCTTCTAAGACGTTTCAAGGTAAAGactaaaaagggaaaaagataaaaatcaatacTGTTGACATaatgtttgtcatttataatctatatataaaatgtctatgaatgtatttttcatgattGTTTCTCTTACATTAACGTCTTTCTGAggcttttttcttcctgcagtgaaaaacagaataaagtgaTTAAAGTAAGAAGTGTGTAAATTGTCTCCATTGTAGCTGAGTTTCCTcacctctggttctgatgataCCAACAGTGATTCCAACCATCAGGATCAGTCCTGTGATCTTCAGAGTCAACATGATGAAGCTCAGAGGAGACGAGGCGGGGGGGCCTGAGGAGGAGACGGAGCAACAACCTGATGGGAtcattttcatctgatttaGGAAGAAAATAGTTTGAACATGATGGTGGACTGAACATCAATCTGAGTGTCTGTGATTCTGGATCCACATTTAGAACCAAGGAGAACCTGAACCACCATCATGGAGAAGAAAACTGGAGATCTACATAAAAACTGTGGTGTGAAAAGTTAAAGTGTCcaaaataatgacattaaattagaaatatattgtttaatcataagatgaaataaatcaatcagactaaatatttacacataagTGGCATTGCAAcaatttaatgttatttctaTAGAGACAGATGTGATGACATCATACCTTTACACTGGTAGTGAGCTTCTATCTTCACTTTGTTTCCTTCAACAAACTGGCAGGTGaatcttctgctgctctgaagATTCACAGTCAGACTAGAAACACAACCAATCTGTCCTCCATATTTATATCCATCACCTTCACCAGtcagttcacttcctgtctcatcCACCCAGAGGAAACTTTTATCTGGACAAGAACCGAGTCTCATCAGAGAACAGAGTAATGTGATCTCTTCATTCTTTGTTGGGTCAACATCTGGTGGAGATGaagagactgaaagaaaacaagacaataagatttcactttaaagagattttataaacagaaaccaacaAAGATAACTTTATATCTATTGTGGACAGGAAATGTTCTATTGCAGAATGACATCTGATGGTCGGGTTTTGGAAGTACGACTAAAAACCCTCCAacactacaaaataaataacatcataATGAGAGAACTGAACAGATTTGTTTAGTCTCTTAAAAGCAGACAGACTCAGTACCAGtcctcactcactcactcactcactcactcactcactcactcactcactcactcactcactcactcactcactcactcactcactcactcactcactcactcactcactcactcactcactcactcactcactcactcactcactcactcactcactcactcactcactcaataaagtaaaactctaaacaggtgggtttaaaagaactcagtgtttcagccgttttgcagatttctggaagtttctttgtttgttctcctcatttggttctggggatgcagagcagaaccagaaccagaagacctgagggtTCTGGAAgtttgatacaacaacagccgGTCTTTAATGTGTTCTGGTGCTAAAAtgttcagtaatttataaactagtaACAGTAtcttaaagtctattctctgagtgtagggactttaaaactggggTTATGTCCtctttctttctggttttagtcagaacatcagtagcagcgttctggatcagctgcagctgtttgattttgTGGTCAGAcatgtgaagacgctgttgcagtaatcaatgtgactaaagataaatacatggatgagtttctctagatctacACATTAGTCCTCTGATCcttgaaatgttcttcaggggatagaaggccgactttgtaactgtctttatgtggctctggatgttcaggtcagatgttatcactactcccaggtttctggcctcaTCACTGGTTTTAGTTGTAAttactgaagctgtgcactgactctagatcgttcctcttttggtccaaaaataataacttcagttctgtttctgttcagatggaggaagttttggcacatccacacatttatctgttctaagcatctgttcagtgattggatggggtcaaaggtcacctggtgacatcgtaatgtagagctgatTATCAGCCGTGTAGTTATGGTTATTAATCCTATTTCTTGTGATAAAAACACATCATGATTTAAACAGTCAGATCCATACAGAGGTTTTATGGTTAGGAAAGCCTGAAAGCAGGTAGAGTCATTAGTTTAGTTTACTTACTGATCATATTATTTAAGTGCACATGTGCATCATTATGACCTCTGTTCCAAAGCAGACATTTGTAGCATCCAGCATCCTCAGCCATGATGTTGTTGATGATCAGAGAACAGTTTCTGTCCAAACTCAGCCTGGCAGAACGAGGTGAACTCTGAACCATTCCTTTTTTAACTTCCCGTTGAATGTTCATGTCCCCATTTCTTCCAAAAATCCAGTTAACAGAGGAGCATGAGTCGGATGATGAAGGTTTGTTACAGAATAAAACAGCTTCATCTCCTGCTCTGTGGTAGAGATGGACGGGTTCTACGGAAAAAGacacattcagaaacattttgtgctGTATTTATCTATTAATAATGTAATAGTAATCTCTGTTTATCTGCCGGTATTCACTTCCATTGGAGAATctgcttaaagaaaaaaaaggtgaaatgcatctttccaataaaatgttaataaaagaacaaatcagtGGTCAACAATGGAAACCACATATATTTCTTTCCaaattgtagaaataaaaatgcatttattcacaGTTTGGCTATTTGGTGTATCGTTACACTTCTACTCATAAAGGTGTTTTTCACTGCAGGTTTgacaaagatgacaaaaaatgtaaattacatAGCAAAGCAAACTTGtataaattctgattttattatttattcctaATTATTCAAAAGTAAGTAAaggaaaaaatctaaatgtggaATATCTTGGATTCTCACTCTTTGCTTTCACTCATGTTCATGTTATtatgtgcagattttttttctgaaggaaGAACAACTTATCCTGCTCTCTAGTCCTTATGGATAGACTGCTAAAGCTATTCCAAATATccagtttttataattttatagcttttataattttgcctttttataattttgtataACTACTCTTACATTCTATATATATTTccatataaacatatatttttaaaactattctTACTCTAAACTGAAACAGATTGTGGATCTGACGAATAGATAACCGATAATCAGCGTGTCCAGCTTTGAGCCGAAACACACATCCGACTTCAACACCTGCTGCACCAAAGGACaacaaacgaggagaagcaatTCCCCCGGCCCTGTTTCACAGGACAAAACGAGATTTACTGCACTTCACCTCTCCTCAGACATCAGCCACAGGTACGAACCACATTCACCCCCAAAGCCAACACtcagaaaaccacaaatatgccaaaagtatttattgtcGGAGATGAGACAGTAAATGGAATCACCTGTTTCTGCAATGCCAAGAGAACTGGAGTCAAGACTTTTCCCAAATTCACAGATTCTGCTATGACAGAGAAAATACTCTCTAACCACGAATCAGCCGAATATGTTCCGGTTACAGTCAAGTTTCCGGACTCACCACAATATGGAGACTGCCCTTGTGAAAGTGTTCAGTGACATCCATATAAACACGGACTTTGGAAGAACCACAgtactggttctgttggaccttgGCGTAGCTTTCGACACTGTAGATCATGAGATTTTACTAAAACGACTGGAGAGTTGAGTCGGACTCTCCAGTCCAGTACTCAACTGGTCTGAATCTTACATTAAGAACAATAGGAAATTTCTCATCAAAGCGGACAGAAGTCATGTGCGAGGAACCCCAAGGCTCAATCCTAAGACGTCTCTTATTTAATATCCAAATCTCCAACTGGTTCAGGTTATAACAAGAAATAGGATTAATAACCATAACTACACGGCTGATAatcagctctacattacgatgtcaccaggtgactcagaaccatccaatcactgaacagatgcttaggaCAGGTAAATATGTGAATGTGTCAAAACGTTCTCCatctgaactgaaacaaaactgaacgCCGCTGCTgatgttctgactaaaaccaggaagacagacCACATAACACCAGTTCTACAGTTCTTCcattggctccctgtagctcagagaataaactataaaatattgtttctaatttataaattaattttcagcttaaagttctgctgctgttgtatcaaccttcctgacctctcaggtcttctggttctggttctgctctgcattcccagaatcagaaccaaacagggaGAAGCAGCTTCCAgtttctatgcaccacaaatctaaCCTgagaaatctgagaaaaagtcagaactcttttttttaagaggcCTTAATCCTCTAAAGTGGTTAAGATTTTAATGcagaatatttaacaaaaaatacaaaatccttataattcctgttgtttttctcatttactgTGTAAATAAAAGGTTTCATACCTTCAAGCCATGGTGGTGTGAAGAGAGCTTCAACCTTCACTATGTTTCCTTCAACAAACTGGCAGGTGTAGTTTCTGCTGGTGTCGCTCTGACGCTTCACAGTTAGAGAGAAAACACAGACTGTTGGTCCTCTTGACTCGTTTCTAACACCTTCAGTCAGTTCAGTTCCTGTTTCATCCAACCAGAGGAAACTGTTCTCTGGACAAAGATCCAACCCATCGTATCTCTTCAGGGAACACTCTGCGGTGAACTCATTCTTTCTTGAAAAGACATGTTGTTGTTGATAAActgaaagacaaataaaaactgttgtcTCAGtctgaaatatgttaaagtaaCTTTCTCTAAAGTGAGAATCTTAACTAAAGgttaaccctcctgttgtcccAGGAGGGATAATACAGGCAACCCTCCTGTTGCCTGTATTATCTTttcctgagaggaaaagataatacaGGCTAATATAATTGCACCCCCTTACGGTGCTCTATCCTGACTGAAATGttggggcttttattgtgaaatttccattaagctttatttaaaattgacacactaatcctgtgtgtaacaatggtttgttaaaatctgttataaaatgcccaaaacacaagtagttctaaaggccaggtcattccagagtgtcctcccataaatcagctgctctggcctcatgtgttccgttgctatggtaatggatcagctgctaactgtcagtgtgtttgggacagaaagaggggaaaaaaattctatctttgtgagacacccagccaattaatatggaaaaagcactccgaacaaacctttgccgttcaggaaccgtaatacatattcgaaaaccgtttgaagcgtatgagaggactatttgtcttctccgatagtaccgcaattcatatttttacctcattcacagtaattacagtgatgagacaaaaatagtgcagaaacttttcaaaaatacatggaagtgaacctgggagagcgtcagttaccctggcGCacgatttcactctgaagcaccttgacagaaaactgtGAGACTTAGaaaaatatcgaacacattttaccggagcaggcatgcgtatcaatgtcatgaccgagtttgatatcGATAGAGCGATATtcgtgggcgtgacggcgatttcaaaattgtcttggggtcaaaaatctgcttaaattctcactctaaaaaagcggcagttggtttcagttatgctctgcgtttcaaCAGCTGGAAATTTTATTCGTTTTTTCGTtttttacttcgccatcgtaagtccgaatcccaataaaaaataatagctTCAATGCTGgcatcgagccgcacgttttgataccacttttgggGCTCGCAGCGGTTCGAGGCGCATTAACGGtcacggaagaaaaataaataatacttaaagaggcgttctattgggtgtagaacaataggtgcctgccatgcattgcagtcagtcactgctctccttatgcattgctatgggcaggccccaataaataGTAAcgaaaacattttgataaaactttagattttgtCTTCTTGTCTCTTGATGACTGATCTGATCTAATATTTCAGATCTCAGCAGGTTTTCATCAGcatgatggaaaaaaacaagaaatctttaaaataaatgattcagtAGTTTAAGCAAACACTGAACCATCATAAGAGACAAGCTGATTAAATCTAAACATCCTCTGCAGCCACATAACGTTCACTCTGATGAGCCGACTTCATGATGTCATCACAGCTTGGCCCCGCCCCCAgctcaaacaggaagtagaagaaACAACAGAGGTTggctgggaaaaataaaaacctgattgCAAGCTTCATTTCAGACTGTGTGGACTGATGGGTAATGTTTACTTGAAtctaaataaatgattgtttctcTGACTGAACAACATCTGAACTTCTGACTGCATCAGGTCACTGAGAGGTTCCCTCATGTTAAAGTCCAAAGAAGTTCAAGgtttcagagaaaaaggaaatcagaactgaTAATATCAGAAACATCTGTCCAATATTTCACCAAATTGATCAGAAGGAAACAGTCTGAGTGttaaaacattcaggttttCATACTCACTggttaaaacattcagaaagacAAAACCATCAGAGGTGTTTTCTGAACCAGGTCTACAGGTGTAGAGTCCAGCATGTTGAGGTTTGATGTCATTGATAATGAGAGAGCAGTTACTGTCCACATCTAATCTGAAAGCTTGAGGTGAACTCTGATCATCTGCTCCGCTCCAAACTTCCTGCTGAGTATTTTTATCTCTGTTATAAAACCAAGTGACATCGGAGCATGAGGAAAATGAAGGACTGTTACAAGGTAGAACAACATTATCCCAGTGACTGTGATACAGATGAAGTTCTCCTCCTCTGgttcctgcagcagaaacaaaaacattcaagttctaaacatttcttcattcacaaacacacccatgaaggtgaaattaaaattgtatagttaaaacacattaaagttttacttcattccacacaaaatattatcttaaaggtgaaattaaaaatataacaatctATTTTGTCAAGTACCACCTTTTAAAAACGGTTAACATTTTAATCCCAGAaaatgattatatatatatgtatatatatatttagtcaAATCCTGATTAACTCATACATAACTTAACTTCTAAATATTAATGTTCATATTTCCATAAAATACCACAGTAATtcaaagtttcctttaatctttctcatcttcctgtgaaagaaaacagatctTTACCTTCAAACTGAAGCAcaacgaccagaaccagaaccagaaccaacatctCCTGTCCGTCTACCAGCTGCTGAAAACTGTGAgacttttctctgctgctgatcTGAAAATACTGATCATATTTCCTCTTAGAGgctaaaataaagattaaaatcaaatttacatTCACACCCATTCTGTCACTTTGCTCTTATCAACTTCAGCGTTTATAGAAAATGACAACCAGCATAAACTTTAGTTAGAAATGAAGTTTAAACTATTTAACTCTCTCACTCTAATCAACTAAAGTGAACCATGTTTTAGCTGAAGGATCTGTTGGTGAAGagcataaaaccaaaaattaaagttttatttcttgctcTTTAACagtatatttttgtacaaactgTTCTAATTTCCTGCCTGAGCAGTCAGAGATAAACTGATGAATATTAATGAGCTGCAGTCAGTCCACTAACACCAGCAGACAGAGCAGATAAACCGAGTCAGAACAGGATCCAAAGTGAATCCCTTACAGCAGAGGCTGCAGACAAATTTGTCCTGCGAGAAACTTCCTAACATCTCCTAGAGCTGGACCGCTGGGAAACAGCCCATTCACTGCTTATACTACAGATCCACATTTCTCTGGTTCCCCAGAATCCGTCCGCTCTGTCCATCTGGAGTGTGAGATGGGGGTCCAGACATTAGTCTTACACCTGTCTTCCTCCAGAATGTGTCACGATACAGGAGAATCCTTGTCCCaatgacaaacagaaataccaccatgaaaaaattaaatacagcaGTCTGAAATTCAGCCTCAGAATCAACTTCAAATTGAAGAATTATTTACCATCAAGACATTTAAACTGACTGCCAAATGTTAGATCCCTATCAGTAAAAGGCCTTCATGCTTGTGACTTCTCTGAACATAATATTGACGTTATGGTTATAATAGATACATTGTTGGATGAAAACAGTGAAGCACCTGTACTACGTGTATCAGAGCCtcttaattatattttgttagtgggaacagaaaacattaaatgggGGAGGGGCTGCTACAATAACTCCTTAACTCATTAAACTGTAAAAGGGTTTTGCTGGGCAAATTAAACTATTCTAAATGTTCATTGcttgtttcaaaattaattattatattatgcATTTATGGTgcaaagcactttaaactgccttgttgctgaaaagtgctCTACAattaaacttgacttgactatTGCAAAGGCAGAAAACCAGGAAGTCTGTtgcagaagattttttttgtctttgctgagAAAATGTTCTCTTGTACTCCAGACTGTGGACTTCATCTCACCTTCGGTCCTCAAGGGGGGATTGTTGGGGCTTCAAGCCATTGAGGACTGAGGTCATACTTCTGTGTGAATATGACACCATGTTAGCAAAACCAAGCTCTTGGAGTAACTCTGTCTCTTTCTGAGGCCACTTTTGGAAACCAGAGGCCCTCATTTGACCACCACCTTCTGCCAATGAGGGAGACATTTCTCAACAGAAGCCTGGaaccaaaaatatatacagtttACTGTTTTGTGATTACAATGATAGGAATTAGCCTTGATCCTGATTTTACTCATAATTCAGCAGAACAAATCTTTGAATCATAAGTTCCTGAAGATTGCCATAGACAAACCATCGGTGTCTGCCTTCTTTCTGAGGAAGGAGACTCAGTCCATGCTGAGCTTCAGTCCAGAGTTGGGAAGAGAAGAGCAGCTTCACCAAAGCTGGATGCCAGTTCCAGACCAGCTGAGTTTCCCCACATTCAGAGCCAACATGTGCTTTCTGTACACACACTGCCAGGTGTTAGCCCAGTGATTTCTGTTCCCTTGTTCTGTACTCAGACATAGCGAGGGGAAAGCCCCTCTTAGCCCAGCGACTAAACTCACTTTATTCATCTGAATTTTTCTGAGTGAGGAAGATGCAAGTAAGAGTTTGTGTCtgggttaaaataaattagcttaattacAATTTAAACATTGCTGGTCTATTTGACTGTGTGCAGTTCTGCAGAATTTAAATCCAACCAACAGGCCATGGAGCCGATGGTAtaagaaatgtttcaataaGGTTTTGACTGATAAAGAGTCATATTTAAATCCccatttgtgcttttatttttaacaaaccaaaggattttctgattaatcttaatgtgattttttttttactaaataaaatttgttgtttgCATATTCCCTGAAGTTGGCAAAGAATGAGTGATGAAATAAATTATCTTCACTTGAAATATTTGGTAACCCTTGATTTGACAAGTGTGCATCAGAGTGACGTgacac
The Gambusia affinis linkage group LG22, SWU_Gaff_1.0, whole genome shotgun sequence DNA segment above includes these coding regions:
- the LOC122825668 gene encoding uncharacterized protein LOC122825668, with the protein product MNIQREVKKGMVQSSPRSARLSLDRNCSLIINNIMAEDAGCYKCLLWNRGHNDAHVHLNNMIISSSPPDVDPTKNEEITLLCSLMRLGSCPDKSFLWVDETGSELTGEGDGYKYGGQIGCVSSLTVNLQSSRRFTCQFVEGNKVKIEAHYQCKGPPASSPLSFIMLTLKITGLILMVGITVGIIRTRGRKKPQKDVNVRFSVDDDSVSFENDGERSAAAALH